One Mycobacteroides salmoniphilum DNA segment encodes these proteins:
- a CDS encoding GNAT family N-acetyltransferase, which yields MTTFLADLSQRDMQRRLSEALRVYVIAMGYPHGTEDQRAPMWLEHSRRRGWQAAAIFDAPTIPSSDDTGPDADLMDQARIVGIAYGYRGAADQWWHQQVSQGLRKSGVPRDRISALLDQYFELTELHVDPALQGHGFGEALARRLLAGRSESHVLLSTPEITGESNRAWRLYRRLGFTDVVRQHQFAGDPRRFAVLGRPLPLEPGYRQPDVSAVWHDEPR from the coding sequence TTGACGACATTCCTGGCCGACTTGTCGCAACGCGATATGCAGCGCAGGCTCAGCGAAGCGCTTCGTGTTTATGTCATCGCCATGGGCTATCCGCACGGCACCGAGGATCAGCGCGCGCCCATGTGGCTGGAGCACAGCCGCAGACGCGGGTGGCAGGCGGCCGCCATCTTCGATGCTCCCACTATCCCATCGTCTGACGACACCGGACCCGACGCGGACCTTATGGACCAGGCGCGCATCGTCGGGATCGCGTACGGCTACCGCGGTGCCGCCGACCAATGGTGGCACCAGCAGGTCAGCCAGGGCCTGCGGAAGTCGGGGGTGCCGCGCGACCGCATCAGCGCCTTGCTCGACCAGTACTTCGAGCTGACGGAGCTGCATGTTGACCCTGCGCTTCAGGGCCACGGTTTTGGCGAGGCGTTGGCGCGGCGGCTGCTGGCGGGTCGCTCCGAATCGCATGTCCTGCTGTCCACCCCCGAGATCACCGGCGAGTCCAACCGAGCGTGGCGGCTGTACCGGCGGCTCGGATTCACCGATGTCGTCCGCCAGCATCAGTTCGCCGGAGATCCCAGGCGATTCGCCGTGCTTGGCCGGCCTTTGCCGTTGGAGCCCGGATATCGGCAACCGGATGTATCCGCCGTCTGGCACGATGAGCCACGATGA
- a CDS encoding DUF3040 domain-containing protein encodes MPLSEHEQRMLDQIESALYAEDPKFASSVRGGRLGATSGRRRLQGAALFCIGLAMLVVGVAVPATQMGNFPILSVIGFVVMFGAAVFAIIGSRRSEAGVAGHVGPGGASGRIRRPRAAGSFAQRMEERFRRRFDN; translated from the coding sequence ATGCCACTCTCCGAGCACGAGCAGCGCATGCTCGACCAGATTGAGAGCGCGCTGTACGCGGAGGATCCCAAGTTTGCGTCGAGTGTGCGCGGAGGACGCCTGGGTGCGACCTCCGGCCGCCGCCGCCTGCAGGGTGCGGCTCTTTTCTGCATCGGATTGGCCATGTTGGTGGTCGGCGTCGCGGTGCCCGCCACCCAGATGGGGAACTTCCCGATCCTGAGCGTCATCGGGTTCGTGGTGATGTTCGGGGCCGCGGTCTTCGCAATCATCGGAAGCCGACGTTCCGAGGCGGGTGTTGCCGGGCACGTGGGGCCAGGTGGGGCCAGTGGCCGCATTCGCCGCCCCCGTGCCGCCGGGTCGTTCGCGCAGCGCATGGAGGAGCGGTTCCGCCGCCGTTTCGACAACTGA
- the mraZ gene encoding division/cell wall cluster transcriptional repressor MraZ, with protein sequence MFLGTYTPRLDDKGRLTLPAKFRDALAGGLMVTKSQDHSLAVYPRTEFEQLARKAATASRSNPEARAFLRNLAAATDEQHPDAQGRITLSADHRRYADLSKDCVVIGSVDYLEIWDAAKWQRYLEEHEENFSTASDESLNGIF encoded by the coding sequence ATGTTTCTCGGTACCTACACGCCCAGGCTTGATGACAAAGGGCGGCTGACATTGCCCGCCAAGTTTCGGGACGCACTAGCGGGAGGGTTGATGGTCACCAAAAGCCAGGATCACAGCCTCGCCGTCTATCCACGGACCGAGTTCGAGCAGCTGGCGCGCAAGGCGGCCACGGCTTCTCGTAGCAACCCCGAGGCTCGCGCCTTTCTGCGCAACCTGGCCGCGGCCACCGACGAACAGCATCCGGACGCACAGGGTCGCATCACCCTGTCCGCCGACCATCGGCGGTACGCGGATCTGTCCAAGGACTGCGTTGTCATCGGATCTGTTGACTACCTAGAGATTTGGGATGCCGCTAAGTGGCAGCGGTACCTGGAGGAACACGAAGAGAACTTCTCGACGGCCAGTGATGAATCCCTCAATGGCATCTTCTGA
- the rsmH gene encoding 16S rRNA (cytosine(1402)-N(4))-methyltransferase RsmH, translating to MNPSMASSERARAARPLSDTALAYFPDARFAPSGRDRAARFPCIYQRSHRGMSRSRRGVAVSDNNSRPGFGHIPVMLERCYELLAPALTARSADGSGAVLVDATLGAGGHTEHFLSTLPGLTVIGLDRDTNALDIAQTRLAPFGARFAGVHTRYDGLADALDGLGYRTTSSVDAVLFDLGVSSMQLDQAERGFAYSVDAPLDMRMNAHDELTAADILNTYSAAELSRVLTRFGEERFARRIAGEIVRRRAIEPFTRSGQLVELLYAAIPAATRRTGGHPAKRTFQALRIAVNAELESLAAAIPTAMAALRPGGRIAVMAYQSLEDKIVKAEFADAIASRSPIDLPVELPSDAPEFRAITRGAERANDAEIEVNPRSAPVRLRAVERVADRRSA from the coding sequence ATGAATCCCTCAATGGCATCTTCTGAGCGAGCCCGCGCAGCGCGGCCTCTGTCCGATACGGCCCTGGCGTACTTCCCCGACGCCAGGTTCGCACCATCGGGCAGGGACCGGGCTGCACGGTTTCCTTGCATCTACCAGCGCTCCCACAGGGGCATGTCCCGCTCCCGGAGGGGTGTCGCCGTGTCTGACAACAATTCTCGGCCGGGGTTCGGTCACATTCCGGTCATGCTTGAGCGCTGCTATGAGCTACTGGCTCCCGCTCTGACGGCCCGGTCCGCGGACGGATCCGGCGCTGTTCTCGTTGACGCCACCCTCGGCGCGGGCGGGCACACCGAGCACTTCCTTTCCACACTGCCGGGCCTCACGGTCATCGGTCTCGATCGCGATACCAATGCCCTGGACATCGCCCAAACCCGGCTGGCGCCCTTCGGGGCGCGATTCGCCGGCGTGCATACCCGCTACGACGGCCTTGCCGATGCGCTGGACGGGTTGGGTTACCGGACAACATCTTCGGTTGACGCGGTGCTCTTCGATCTGGGCGTGTCCTCCATGCAGCTCGATCAGGCCGAACGCGGCTTTGCCTATTCGGTTGACGCTCCGTTGGACATGCGGATGAACGCGCACGACGAACTGACTGCCGCGGACATCCTGAACACCTATTCGGCGGCAGAGCTGTCCAGGGTGCTCACCAGATTCGGCGAGGAGCGCTTCGCGCGCCGGATCGCCGGCGAGATCGTCCGGCGCCGCGCGATCGAACCCTTCACGCGCAGTGGGCAGTTGGTTGAACTGCTGTATGCCGCCATCCCCGCCGCCACCCGTCGTACCGGCGGTCACCCGGCGAAACGGACCTTCCAGGCGCTTCGGATCGCGGTTAACGCCGAGCTCGAATCCCTTGCCGCCGCGATACCTACCGCGATGGCGGCGTTGCGTCCCGGCGGTCGTATCGCGGTCATGGCCTACCAATCGCTCGAGGACAAGATCGTCAAGGCGGAGTTCGCGGACGCCATCGCATCCCGGTCGCCCATCGACCTACCCGTCGAATTACCCAGTGATGCACCGGAGTTCAGAGCTATCACCCGAGGCGCCGAACGGGCGAACGATGCGGAAATAGAAGTCAATCCGCGTAGTGCACCAGTGCGGTTACGGGCAGTCGAACGAGTTGCGGATAGGAGGAGCGCATGA
- a CDS encoding peptidoglycan D,D-transpeptidase FtsI family protein, which translates to MTREDRSRPVGARRTRRPVAAVSRTAGFAFRHRAGNIIIFLTLAVAALQLFTLQGPRAAGLRAEASGQLKVTETEKALRGTIVDRAGNKLAFTIEARALTFQPKKIREQLTKAWEKSQVTLKDPGKSDADKAAAAKIRAVEPEQRLQDIANGVSAKLGNKPDAKSLLKKIRSDDTFAYLARSVDPAIAAEIVKEFPEVGAERQDIRQYPGGSLAANIVGSIDWEGYGLLGLEDSLDSALAGKDGSQTYDRGSDGAVIPGSYRDQHNAVNGSTVELTLDNDIQFYVQQQVQQAKDLSEARSVSAVVLDSKTGEVLAMANDNTFDPSQNLGKQGNREMGNLSVSSPFEPGSVNKIITASAVIENDLSNPDEVLQVPGSINMGGVTVRDAWVHGTVPYTTTGVFGKSSNVGTLMLAQRVGPERFMDLVEKFGLGQRTGVGLPGESAGIVPPIEQWSGSTFSNLPIGQGLSMTLLQMTGMYQAIANDGVRMPPRILKSVTMPDGTRKEEPRPEPVQVVNAGTARTVRNMLRAVLQPDARQIQNGTGAAGAVEGYQLSGKTGTAQQINPACGCYFDDVYWITFAGIATTDDPRYVIGIEMNAPHRAADGRPGNTAAPLFHNIASWLMRRQNVPLSPDPGPPLILQAT; encoded by the coding sequence GTGACCCGGGAGGATCGGTCCCGGCCGGTCGGTGCCCGTCGCACCCGACGGCCGGTCGCTGCCGTGTCGCGGACAGCCGGATTCGCCTTTCGGCACCGGGCGGGCAATATCATCATCTTCCTCACGCTCGCCGTCGCCGCCCTCCAGCTGTTCACCCTGCAGGGACCGCGCGCGGCGGGTCTGCGCGCCGAGGCCTCCGGTCAGCTGAAGGTCACCGAGACCGAGAAGGCGTTGCGCGGCACCATCGTCGACCGTGCGGGCAACAAGCTGGCCTTCACCATTGAGGCTCGTGCGCTCACCTTCCAGCCGAAGAAGATTCGCGAACAACTCACCAAGGCCTGGGAGAAAAGCCAGGTGACCCTCAAGGACCCTGGGAAGAGCGACGCCGATAAGGCCGCGGCGGCGAAAATAAGGGCCGTCGAGCCCGAGCAGCGGCTGCAGGATATTGCCAATGGAGTGTCGGCCAAGCTGGGCAACAAACCCGATGCCAAGAGCTTGCTGAAGAAGATCCGCAGCGACGACACCTTCGCGTACCTGGCGCGCTCGGTCGATCCGGCCATCGCCGCCGAGATCGTCAAGGAGTTCCCCGAAGTGGGGGCCGAGCGGCAGGACATCCGCCAGTATCCCGGTGGCTCGTTGGCCGCCAATATTGTGGGCAGCATCGACTGGGAGGGCTACGGCCTTCTGGGGCTTGAGGATTCCCTGGACAGTGCGTTGGCCGGCAAGGACGGATCCCAGACCTACGACCGTGGCTCTGACGGTGCGGTGATTCCCGGTAGCTACCGCGACCAACACAATGCCGTCAACGGATCCACCGTCGAACTCACGCTGGACAATGACATTCAGTTCTATGTGCAGCAGCAGGTCCAGCAGGCCAAGGACTTGTCCGAAGCGCGCAGCGTGTCCGCGGTTGTGCTGGATTCGAAGACCGGTGAGGTCCTGGCGATGGCCAATGACAACACCTTTGACCCCTCACAGAACCTCGGTAAGCAGGGCAACCGTGAGATGGGCAATCTTTCGGTGTCCTCGCCGTTCGAGCCCGGATCGGTCAACAAGATCATCACGGCATCGGCGGTCATCGAAAATGATTTGTCCAATCCCGATGAAGTGCTGCAGGTTCCGGGCTCCATCAACATGGGCGGGGTCACGGTTCGCGACGCGTGGGTACATGGAACCGTGCCGTACACCACCACCGGTGTATTCGGAAAGTCTTCCAACGTGGGCACACTGATGCTCGCCCAGCGGGTGGGTCCGGAGCGGTTCATGGATCTGGTGGAGAAGTTCGGTCTGGGACAGCGCACCGGTGTCGGTCTTCCGGGCGAGAGTGCCGGTATCGTGCCGCCGATTGAGCAGTGGTCGGGCAGCACCTTCTCAAACCTGCCCATCGGTCAAGGCTTGTCGATGACGCTGCTTCAGATGACGGGCATGTACCAGGCCATCGCCAACGATGGTGTCCGGATGCCGCCACGCATCCTCAAGAGCGTCACGATGCCCGATGGCACCCGCAAGGAAGAGCCTCGCCCCGAGCCGGTGCAGGTAGTCAACGCGGGCACCGCGCGCACCGTCCGGAACATGCTGCGTGCGGTGCTGCAACCCGATGCGCGCCAGATTCAGAACGGTACCGGTGCGGCCGGTGCTGTCGAGGGTTATCAACTCAGTGGCAAGACCGGCACAGCTCAGCAGATCAACCCGGCCTGCGGGTGCTACTTCGATGACGTGTACTGGATCACCTTCGCGGGAATCGCCACCACCGATGACCCTCGTTATGTCATCGGCATCGAGATGAACGCGCCACACCGGGCCGCGGATGGCCGCCCCGGCAACACCGCCGCGCCGTTGTTCCACAACATCGCGTCGTGGTTGATGCGTCGCCAAAACGTGCCACTATCACCCGATCCCGGGCCGCCGCTCATCCTGCAGGCCACCTGA